Proteins encoded within one genomic window of Oncorhynchus tshawytscha isolate Ot180627B linkage group LG02, Otsh_v2.0, whole genome shotgun sequence:
- the LOC112266110 gene encoding atlastin-2 isoform X3 produces the protein MSPEEEEGLLSEEDEEEALSARPVQIVVAHEDDHAFELDEAALERILLQEHVRDLNVVVVSVAGAFRKGKSFLLDFMLRFMYNQTSCSWLGGHEEPLTGFTWRGGCERETTGILAWSEVFVVDKPDGSKVAVLLIDTQGAFDSQSTIKDCATLFALSTMTSSVQVYNLSQNVQEDDLQHLQLFTEYGRLALEEIYEKPFQTLMFLIRDWSYPYEHSYGLEGGKSFLEKRLQVKQNQHEELQNVRKHIHSCFSNIGCFLLPHPGLKVATNPNFDGRLTDIDDDFKTELVNLVPILLSPENLVEKEIGGSKVTCRDLVQYFKAYMKIYQGEELPHPKSMLQATAEANNLAAVAGAKDIYNKGMEQVCGGDKPYMAPDQLECCHANLLQVAVKHFRSVKKMGGEDFCRCYQEQLEAELDEAFTNFIKHNDGKNIFYAARTPATLFAVMFAMYVASLVTGFLGINTVATVCNLIMGVALAALCLWAYVKYSGEFREVGSVIDQVAETLWEQRTPRKIFSKLFEVARSRVSLDSLITAQRTRLASNNNVKKKN, from the exons ATGAGccctgaggaagaggagggcctgttgtcggaggaagatgaggaagaggcCTTGTCGGCCAGGCCGGTCCAGATCGTTGTGGCTCACGAGGACGACCACGCCTTTGAGCTCGACGAGGCGGCGCTGGAGCGCATCCTGCTGCAGGAGCATGTGCGCGATCTCAACGTGGTGGTGGTGTCGGTGGCCGGTGCCTTCCGCAAGGGCAAGTCCTTCCTGCTGGACTTCATGCTGCGCTTCATGTACAACCAG ACATCTTGCTCCTGGCTGGGTGGGCACGAGGAGCCACTAACGGGCTTCACCTGGCGGGGGGGCTGCGAGAGGGAGACCACGGGCATCCTGGCCTGGAGCGAGGTGTTTGTGGTGGACAAGCCAGACGGGAGCAAG GTTGCTGTTCTTCTAATCGACACACAGGGGGCTTTCGACAGCCAATCGACCATCAAAGATTGTGCGACGCTGTTTGCGTTGAGCACCATGACCAGCTCTGTACAG GTTTACAACTTGTCTCAGAATGTGCAGGAAGACGACCTTCAACATCTCcag CTCTTCACTGAATATGGGAGGCTGGCCTTGGAAGAAATCTACGAGAAACCATTTCAG actttaatgtttcttataagAGACTGGAGCTACCCTTACGAGCATTCTTACGGCTTAGAGGGAGGGAAGAGTTTCCTGGAGAAGAGATTACAA GTGAAACAGAACCAGCACGAGGAGCTGCAGAATGTCAGGAAGCACATCCATTCCTGCTTCTCGAACATTGGCTGCTTCCTCCTGCCCCACCCCGGCCTCAAGGTGGCCACCAACCCCAACTTTGATGGCAGACTCACAG ATATTGATGACGATTTCAAGACTGAGCTAGTCAACCTAGTGCCCATCTTGTTGTCCCCGGAGAACTTGGTGGAGAAAGAAATCGGAGGATCCAAAGTGACGTGCCGAGACCTTGTACAGTATTTTAAA GCATACATGAAAATATACCAAGGGGAGGAGCTGCCTCATCCCAAGTCAATGTTACAG GCAACGGCTGAAGCCAACAACCTCGCAGCTGTTGCAGGAGCAAAAGACATTTACAACAAAGGCATGGAGCAG GTGTGCGGCGGCGACAAGCCCTACATGGCCCCCGATCAACTGGAGTGCTGCCACGCAAACCTGCTGCAGGTGGCGGTCAAACACTTCCGCTCGGTCAAGAAAATGGGCGGCGAGGACTTCTGCCGGTGCTACCAGGAGCAGCTGGAAGCAGAGCTGGACGAGGCCTTCACTAACTTCATCAAACACAACGATGGCAAGAACATCTTCTACGCTGCGCGCACGCCCGCCACGCTCTTCGCCGTCATGTTCGCCATGTACGTGGCGTCGCTGGTCACGGGCTTCCTGGGTATCAACACAGTGGCCACGGTGTGTAATCTCATTATGGGCGTGGCACTGGCTGCGCTCTGCCTTTGGGCCTATGTGAAGTATTCCGGCGAGTTCCGCGAGGTGGGCAGTGTCATCGACCAGGTGGCCGAGACCCTGTGGGAGCAG AGGACGCCACGAAAG ATCTTTTCCAAACTCTTTGAGGTGGCGAGGAGTCGAGTCTCGTTGGATTCCTTGATAACGGCCCAGAGAACGAGACTGGCCTCGAACAACAATGTCAAGAAGAAAAACTAG
- the LOC112266110 gene encoding atlastin-2 isoform X2: MAEESRLQHRNHSPQNCKNSIFGEGEHGVESVPHKMSPEEEEGLLSEEDEEEALSARPVQIVVAHEDDHAFELDEAALERILLQEHVRDLNVVVVSVAGAFRKGKSFLLDFMLRFMYNQTSCSWLGGHEEPLTGFTWRGGCERETTGILAWSEVFVVDKPDGSKVAVLLIDTQGAFDSQSTIKDCATLFALSTMTSSVQVYNLSQNVQEDDLQHLQLFTEYGRLALEEIYEKPFQTLMFLIRDWSYPYEHSYGLEGGKSFLEKRLQVKQNQHEELQNVRKHIHSCFSNIGCFLLPHPGLKVATNPNFDGRLTDIDDDFKTELVNLVPILLSPENLVEKEIGGSKVTCRDLVQYFKAYMKIYQGEELPHPKSMLQATAEANNLAAVAGAKDIYNKGMEQVCGGDKPYMAPDQLECCHANLLQVAVKHFRSVKKMGGEDFCRCYQEQLEAELDEAFTNFIKHNDGKNIFYAARTPATLFAVMFAMYVASLVTGFLGINTVATVCNLIMGVALAALCLWAYVKYSGEFREVGSVIDQVAETLWEQIFSKLFEVARSRVSLDSLITAQRTRLASNNNVKKKN, translated from the exons GTGAGCATGGGGTGGAGAGTGTGCCTCATAAGATGAGccctgaggaagaggagggcctgttgtcggaggaagatgaggaagaggcCTTGTCGGCCAGGCCGGTCCAGATCGTTGTGGCTCACGAGGACGACCACGCCTTTGAGCTCGACGAGGCGGCGCTGGAGCGCATCCTGCTGCAGGAGCATGTGCGCGATCTCAACGTGGTGGTGGTGTCGGTGGCCGGTGCCTTCCGCAAGGGCAAGTCCTTCCTGCTGGACTTCATGCTGCGCTTCATGTACAACCAG ACATCTTGCTCCTGGCTGGGTGGGCACGAGGAGCCACTAACGGGCTTCACCTGGCGGGGGGGCTGCGAGAGGGAGACCACGGGCATCCTGGCCTGGAGCGAGGTGTTTGTGGTGGACAAGCCAGACGGGAGCAAG GTTGCTGTTCTTCTAATCGACACACAGGGGGCTTTCGACAGCCAATCGACCATCAAAGATTGTGCGACGCTGTTTGCGTTGAGCACCATGACCAGCTCTGTACAG GTTTACAACTTGTCTCAGAATGTGCAGGAAGACGACCTTCAACATCTCcag CTCTTCACTGAATATGGGAGGCTGGCCTTGGAAGAAATCTACGAGAAACCATTTCAG actttaatgtttcttataagAGACTGGAGCTACCCTTACGAGCATTCTTACGGCTTAGAGGGAGGGAAGAGTTTCCTGGAGAAGAGATTACAA GTGAAACAGAACCAGCACGAGGAGCTGCAGAATGTCAGGAAGCACATCCATTCCTGCTTCTCGAACATTGGCTGCTTCCTCCTGCCCCACCCCGGCCTCAAGGTGGCCACCAACCCCAACTTTGATGGCAGACTCACAG ATATTGATGACGATTTCAAGACTGAGCTAGTCAACCTAGTGCCCATCTTGTTGTCCCCGGAGAACTTGGTGGAGAAAGAAATCGGAGGATCCAAAGTGACGTGCCGAGACCTTGTACAGTATTTTAAA GCATACATGAAAATATACCAAGGGGAGGAGCTGCCTCATCCCAAGTCAATGTTACAG GCAACGGCTGAAGCCAACAACCTCGCAGCTGTTGCAGGAGCAAAAGACATTTACAACAAAGGCATGGAGCAG GTGTGCGGCGGCGACAAGCCCTACATGGCCCCCGATCAACTGGAGTGCTGCCACGCAAACCTGCTGCAGGTGGCGGTCAAACACTTCCGCTCGGTCAAGAAAATGGGCGGCGAGGACTTCTGCCGGTGCTACCAGGAGCAGCTGGAAGCAGAGCTGGACGAGGCCTTCACTAACTTCATCAAACACAACGATGGCAAGAACATCTTCTACGCTGCGCGCACGCCCGCCACGCTCTTCGCCGTCATGTTCGCCATGTACGTGGCGTCGCTGGTCACGGGCTTCCTGGGTATCAACACAGTGGCCACGGTGTGTAATCTCATTATGGGCGTGGCACTGGCTGCGCTCTGCCTTTGGGCCTATGTGAAGTATTCCGGCGAGTTCCGCGAGGTGGGCAGTGTCATCGACCAGGTGGCCGAGACCCTGTGGGAGCAG ATCTTTTCCAAACTCTTTGAGGTGGCGAGGAGTCGAGTCTCGTTGGATTCCTTGATAACGGCCCAGAGAACGAGACTGGCCTCGAACAACAATGTCAAGAAGAAAAACTAG
- the LOC112266110 gene encoding atlastin-2 isoform X1 — protein sequence MAEESRLQHRNHSPQNCKNSIFGEGEHGVESVPHKMSPEEEEGLLSEEDEEEALSARPVQIVVAHEDDHAFELDEAALERILLQEHVRDLNVVVVSVAGAFRKGKSFLLDFMLRFMYNQTSCSWLGGHEEPLTGFTWRGGCERETTGILAWSEVFVVDKPDGSKVAVLLIDTQGAFDSQSTIKDCATLFALSTMTSSVQVYNLSQNVQEDDLQHLQLFTEYGRLALEEIYEKPFQTLMFLIRDWSYPYEHSYGLEGGKSFLEKRLQVKQNQHEELQNVRKHIHSCFSNIGCFLLPHPGLKVATNPNFDGRLTDIDDDFKTELVNLVPILLSPENLVEKEIGGSKVTCRDLVQYFKAYMKIYQGEELPHPKSMLQATAEANNLAAVAGAKDIYNKGMEQVCGGDKPYMAPDQLECCHANLLQVAVKHFRSVKKMGGEDFCRCYQEQLEAELDEAFTNFIKHNDGKNIFYAARTPATLFAVMFAMYVASLVTGFLGINTVATVCNLIMGVALAALCLWAYVKYSGEFREVGSVIDQVAETLWEQRTPRKIFSKLFEVARSRVSLDSLITAQRTRLASNNNVKKKN from the exons GTGAGCATGGGGTGGAGAGTGTGCCTCATAAGATGAGccctgaggaagaggagggcctgttgtcggaggaagatgaggaagaggcCTTGTCGGCCAGGCCGGTCCAGATCGTTGTGGCTCACGAGGACGACCACGCCTTTGAGCTCGACGAGGCGGCGCTGGAGCGCATCCTGCTGCAGGAGCATGTGCGCGATCTCAACGTGGTGGTGGTGTCGGTGGCCGGTGCCTTCCGCAAGGGCAAGTCCTTCCTGCTGGACTTCATGCTGCGCTTCATGTACAACCAG ACATCTTGCTCCTGGCTGGGTGGGCACGAGGAGCCACTAACGGGCTTCACCTGGCGGGGGGGCTGCGAGAGGGAGACCACGGGCATCCTGGCCTGGAGCGAGGTGTTTGTGGTGGACAAGCCAGACGGGAGCAAG GTTGCTGTTCTTCTAATCGACACACAGGGGGCTTTCGACAGCCAATCGACCATCAAAGATTGTGCGACGCTGTTTGCGTTGAGCACCATGACCAGCTCTGTACAG GTTTACAACTTGTCTCAGAATGTGCAGGAAGACGACCTTCAACATCTCcag CTCTTCACTGAATATGGGAGGCTGGCCTTGGAAGAAATCTACGAGAAACCATTTCAG actttaatgtttcttataagAGACTGGAGCTACCCTTACGAGCATTCTTACGGCTTAGAGGGAGGGAAGAGTTTCCTGGAGAAGAGATTACAA GTGAAACAGAACCAGCACGAGGAGCTGCAGAATGTCAGGAAGCACATCCATTCCTGCTTCTCGAACATTGGCTGCTTCCTCCTGCCCCACCCCGGCCTCAAGGTGGCCACCAACCCCAACTTTGATGGCAGACTCACAG ATATTGATGACGATTTCAAGACTGAGCTAGTCAACCTAGTGCCCATCTTGTTGTCCCCGGAGAACTTGGTGGAGAAAGAAATCGGAGGATCCAAAGTGACGTGCCGAGACCTTGTACAGTATTTTAAA GCATACATGAAAATATACCAAGGGGAGGAGCTGCCTCATCCCAAGTCAATGTTACAG GCAACGGCTGAAGCCAACAACCTCGCAGCTGTTGCAGGAGCAAAAGACATTTACAACAAAGGCATGGAGCAG GTGTGCGGCGGCGACAAGCCCTACATGGCCCCCGATCAACTGGAGTGCTGCCACGCAAACCTGCTGCAGGTGGCGGTCAAACACTTCCGCTCGGTCAAGAAAATGGGCGGCGAGGACTTCTGCCGGTGCTACCAGGAGCAGCTGGAAGCAGAGCTGGACGAGGCCTTCACTAACTTCATCAAACACAACGATGGCAAGAACATCTTCTACGCTGCGCGCACGCCCGCCACGCTCTTCGCCGTCATGTTCGCCATGTACGTGGCGTCGCTGGTCACGGGCTTCCTGGGTATCAACACAGTGGCCACGGTGTGTAATCTCATTATGGGCGTGGCACTGGCTGCGCTCTGCCTTTGGGCCTATGTGAAGTATTCCGGCGAGTTCCGCGAGGTGGGCAGTGTCATCGACCAGGTGGCCGAGACCCTGTGGGAGCAG AGGACGCCACGAAAG ATCTTTTCCAAACTCTTTGAGGTGGCGAGGAGTCGAGTCTCGTTGGATTCCTTGATAACGGCCCAGAGAACGAGACTGGCCTCGAACAACAATGTCAAGAAGAAAAACTAG